From Candidatus Krumholzibacteriia bacterium, the proteins below share one genomic window:
- a CDS encoding DUF1573 domain-containing protein translates to MAEFDKVIPPGQEGKINMAVDGARVHGVFSKSATVRTNDPVKRSFSIAIAGSEVPYLNLRPEGTVVLHGMHGETVRRQLMVTSNERDLDFKVTRLTSNVDDKITYTFAPTGTPGEYAIDIYKNPELPTLTTYGSLFVHTNSKLSPKSEIQVNVMTKGSISVSPITLNFGAVRFGDREAGGSEVTKSVMLSKGSEFEVTGVDLNNPNFVAVPEPISGGRQYRVLVTFRPPMKRQSRHIESAEMIIHTNDSQEPAIRVAVVARAM, encoded by the coding sequence GTGGCCGAGTTCGACAAGGTCATCCCTCCTGGTCAGGAGGGCAAAATCAACATGGCGGTAGACGGGGCGAGGGTGCACGGGGTGTTCAGCAAGTCGGCGACCGTGCGAACCAACGATCCCGTCAAGCGGTCGTTCTCCATTGCCATCGCCGGATCGGAGGTCCCCTATCTCAACCTGAGGCCGGAGGGGACCGTGGTATTGCACGGCATGCACGGTGAAACCGTACGGCGTCAGCTCATGGTGACCAGCAACGAGAGGGACCTGGACTTCAAGGTAACCAGGCTCACCTCCAACGTGGACGACAAGATCACGTACACGTTCGCGCCCACCGGCACTCCGGGTGAATACGCGATCGACATCTACAAGAACCCGGAGCTTCCGACGCTCACCACCTACGGTTCGCTGTTCGTGCACACCAACAGCAAGCTGTCGCCCAAGTCGGAGATCCAGGTGAACGTGATGACCAAGGGTTCGATTTCGGTGAGCCCGATCACGCTGAACTTCGGGGCGGTGCGGTTTGGGGACCGTGAAGCCGGGGGTTCGGAGGTTACCAAGAGCGTGATGCTGTCGAAGGGCAGCGAGTTCGAGGTGACGGGTGTCGACCTGAACAACCCCAACTTCGTGGCGGTGCCCGAACCGATTTCGGGCGGGCGCCAGTACCGCGTCCTGGTGACGTTCCGTCCCCCCATGAAGCGCCAGTCCCGGCACATTGAATCGGCGGAGATGATCATTCACACCAATGACTCGCAGGAGCCGGCGATCCGCGTCGCGGTCGTCGCGCGCGCGATGTAG
- a CDS encoding DUF1573 domain-containing protein encodes MNRAVTAAVLVGVLLIVAGAIGAQDNGQHPVAEFVETTFDFGEVFEQAEYRHVFVVRNRGKADLLIEDVKPG; translated from the coding sequence ATGAATAGAGCAGTCACAGCAGCGGTACTCGTCGGCGTGTTGCTGATCGTGGCCGGCGCCATTGGCGCGCAGGACAACGGGCAACACCCCGTCGCCGAGTTTGTCGAGACCACCTTCGACTTCGGGGAGGTGTTCGAACAGGCCGAGTACAGGCACGTCTTCGTGGTGCGCAACCGCGGCAAGGCGGACCTGCTCATCGAGGACGTCAAGCCTGGGTGA
- a CDS encoding fumarylacetoacetate hydrolase family protein codes for MKLASFGPAGEERPGLVVGETIVDLRAVSPSLPATVREMLGGDMLDEVRAIGARAASLPGTVRLPMAETRLGPVITNPSKIICLGLNYADHAEEQGKTAPDYPMMFAKGPNSLCGDGDTVPYPLGVEQFDYEVELAFVIGKRARRVPLEQAYDHVAGYAVFMDLSARDLQAREKQWFRAKSVDGSGPLGPWLVTRDEIPSPHQLGISLTLNGETMQDSRTDRMTFTVDFLVHHISQTATLEPGDVVATGTPAGVGVYRKPPRFLARGDRLVATIERIGSLACTIG; via the coding sequence TTGAAACTGGCGAGTTTCGGCCCCGCCGGAGAGGAGCGCCCGGGGCTGGTGGTGGGTGAAACCATCGTCGACCTGCGTGCGGTGTCACCGTCGCTGCCGGCCACGGTGCGCGAGATGCTGGGCGGCGACATGCTGGACGAAGTGCGCGCGATCGGCGCGCGCGCGGCGTCACTGCCGGGAACCGTGCGCTTGCCCATGGCGGAAACGCGTCTCGGCCCCGTGATCACCAATCCATCCAAGATCATCTGCCTGGGTTTGAATTATGCGGACCACGCCGAGGAACAGGGCAAGACCGCGCCGGATTATCCCATGATGTTCGCCAAGGGCCCCAACTCTCTGTGCGGAGACGGCGACACGGTTCCCTACCCCCTGGGGGTGGAACAGTTCGACTACGAGGTCGAGCTGGCCTTCGTCATCGGTAAACGCGCGCGCCGCGTGCCGCTGGAACAGGCGTACGACCACGTGGCCGGCTACGCGGTGTTCATGGACCTGTCCGCGCGCGATCTGCAGGCACGCGAGAAGCAGTGGTTTCGCGCCAAGAGCGTGGACGGCAGCGGTCCGCTGGGACCGTGGCTGGTTACCCGCGACGAGATCCCCTCCCCGCACCAGCTCGGCATTTCCCTGACGCTCAACGGCGAGACCATGCAGGACAGCCGCACGGATCGCATGACCTTCACCGTGGACTTCCTGGTGCATCACATCTCGCAGACCGCAACCCTGGAACCGGGCGACGTGGTTGCCACAGGAACACCCGCGGGTGTCGGGGTCTACCGCAAGCCGCCGCGTTTTCTGGCGCGCGGCGACCGTCTGGTCGCAACCATCGAGCGCATCGGTTCGCTCGCATGCACCATCGGGTGA
- a CDS encoding glycosyltransferase family 4 protein: MHHRVSRAPAEAPPSGPPRGPILIVSPWETVWSLDGEQNIAAGVSDDDRFIDGFTAAGYAIHFLRPRSRVRDPRVHTHFYPNFFRATRRLPTFLRRPLWPLLFDLVVAPRALRLARAIDARLVLGHSHYTTCTTWRIGRTLGIPGVVKLFGVMDLVHTEWPPLKYWFKNLEQLRALRYPQDAWIVLDDGTRGGEILRRQGIPADRVHFLPNGLDLDWMERPVDRADARARLGIAPGARVVLFLARLVPSKRPLDFIRAAQSLVQRGHGDVSFIVAGDGVERARCEAAAGDNAAAIRFLGTVPHDDVPGLLAASDVFVSTSTLTNRALPTCEAMICGVPVVAYDTGDTATVVRPGESGALVADGDVTALADAIELLLESDSARARMGESAQRLARETFASWDARIAMEVAIIEALLGAR; this comes from the coding sequence ATGCACCATCGGGTGAGCCGGGCGCCCGCAGAAGCCCCGCCTTCAGGCCCGCCGCGCGGACCCATCCTCATCGTATCGCCGTGGGAGACGGTGTGGTCGCTGGATGGCGAGCAGAACATCGCCGCCGGTGTTTCCGACGACGACCGCTTCATCGACGGCTTCACCGCGGCGGGATACGCCATCCATTTTCTGCGTCCGCGTTCGCGCGTGCGCGACCCGCGCGTACACACGCACTTCTATCCCAATTTCTTTCGCGCCACGCGCCGGTTGCCCACCTTCCTGCGCCGGCCGCTGTGGCCGCTGCTGTTCGACCTGGTGGTTGCGCCGAGGGCGCTGCGTCTGGCACGCGCAATCGACGCGCGCCTGGTGCTGGGGCACTCGCACTACACCACCTGCACCACGTGGCGCATCGGCCGCACGCTTGGCATTCCCGGCGTGGTGAAGTTGTTCGGCGTCATGGACCTGGTGCACACGGAGTGGCCGCCGCTCAAGTACTGGTTCAAGAACCTGGAGCAACTGCGCGCGCTCCGCTACCCGCAGGATGCGTGGATCGTGCTCGACGACGGCACGCGCGGCGGCGAAATTCTGCGACGCCAGGGTATCCCCGCGGACAGGGTTCACTTCCTTCCCAACGGACTCGACCTCGACTGGATGGAGCGCCCGGTGGATCGCGCAGACGCGCGGGCGCGGCTGGGGATCGCCCCGGGTGCACGCGTGGTGCTGTTTCTGGCCCGCCTGGTACCCTCCAAACGGCCCCTGGACTTCATCCGCGCCGCGCAGTCGCTGGTGCAGCGGGGCCACGGTGATGTGAGTTTCATCGTCGCCGGCGACGGTGTCGAACGCGCCCGGTGCGAAGCAGCCGCGGGGGACAACGCGGCCGCGATCCGCTTCCTGGGAACGGTGCCTCACGACGACGTGCCGGGCCTGCTGGCGGCGAGTGACGTGTTCGTCTCCACCAGCACACTCACCAACCGCGCGCTGCCCACCTGCGAGGCGATGATCTGCGGCGTGCCGGTGGTGGCCTACGACACCGGTGATACCGCCACCGTGGTGCGCCCCGGCGAGAGCGGCGCACTGGTGGCGGATGGCGACGTGACCGCGCTGGCGGATGCCATCGAGCTGCTGCTGGAGAGCGACAGCGCGCGCGCGCGCATGGGCGAATCGGCGCAGCGCTTAGCGCGCGAGACCTTCGCATCCTGGGACGCGCGCATCGCCATGGAAGTGGCCATCATCGAGGCGCTGCTCGGGGCGCGCTAG
- a CDS encoding TlpA family protein disulfide reductase, giving the protein MNNKVVLAAGMGMVVLLAGVLAVGMKKGDAQEPKGATQVEETRPLGIPASAAELPAGADASEVYANLTGEIEMLSRQASGSNSPEEQMRIFGEMQAKLKAFRAQYPGTPEALDAAFQLGALSYSVQDNEQAALMLSEFLHKADPSDRQKIAYAHFYLAEAFRGAGKYDDAEGEYKTILTNFSDVNPRLTQFVQSNMAMLGAERKLAVGKEPIAFSVKGIKGEKLSPADYRGKVLLIDFWATWCGPCIAEMPNVKSVYKKYHAKGFEIVGISLDQSRDKLDAYIQQQGIEWPQYFDGKFWNNDIAQMYGIKSIPTTLLVDRQGKIRYKSLRGQQLEAAVEKLIAETS; this is encoded by the coding sequence ATGAACAACAAAGTCGTTTTGGCAGCGGGTATGGGGATGGTGGTTCTGCTGGCCGGTGTTCTTGCCGTCGGCATGAAGAAGGGCGACGCCCAGGAGCCCAAAGGGGCCACCCAGGTGGAGGAGACCCGGCCGCTCGGCATCCCCGCGTCGGCGGCGGAGCTTCCCGCGGGCGCGGACGCGTCCGAGGTGTATGCGAACCTGACCGGCGAGATCGAGATGCTCTCCCGCCAGGCGTCGGGGTCCAATTCGCCCGAGGAGCAGATGCGGATCTTCGGCGAGATGCAGGCCAAGCTGAAGGCCTTCCGGGCCCAGTACCCCGGCACGCCGGAGGCGCTGGACGCCGCGTTCCAGCTGGGCGCGCTGAGCTACAGCGTGCAGGACAACGAGCAGGCCGCGCTGATGTTGAGCGAGTTCCTGCACAAGGCGGATCCGAGCGACCGGCAGAAGATCGCCTACGCGCATTTCTACCTGGCGGAGGCGTTCCGCGGCGCGGGTAAGTACGACGACGCCGAAGGCGAGTACAAGACCATCCTCACCAATTTCAGTGATGTGAACCCCAGGTTGACGCAGTTTGTTCAGAGCAACATGGCAATGCTGGGCGCCGAGCGCAAACTGGCGGTGGGCAAGGAACCCATCGCGTTCTCGGTCAAGGGGATCAAGGGCGAGAAGCTCTCCCCGGCGGACTACCGCGGCAAGGTGCTGCTCATCGACTTCTGGGCCACCTGGTGCGGCCCGTGCATTGCGGAGATGCCCAATGTGAAGAGCGTGTACAAGAAGTACCACGCCAAGGGCTTCGAGATCGTCGGCATCTCGCTGGACCAGTCGCGCGACAAGCTCGATGCGTACATCCAGCAGCAGGGAATCGAATGGCCGCAGTACTTCGACGGCAAGTTCTGGAACAACGACATCGCACAGATGTACGGGATCAAATCCATCCCGACCACGCTGCTGGTGGACCGGCAGGGCAAGATCCGCTACAAATCGCTGCGCGGACAGCAGCTCGAGGCGGCGGTGGAGAAGCTGATCGCGGAGACGTCGTGA